In Candidatus Sericytochromatia bacterium, the following are encoded in one genomic region:
- a CDS encoding ATP-dependent helicase, which produces MSQLNLLATHAGVNPLLANLNAEQRVAVTELDGPVLVVAAPGSGKTTVLTNRVAYMLEQGIAPDAILAVTFTKKAATEMAERVSKAVGSKAIAERLTIGTFHSICLRLLDGHYDKLGYATAKAPALVTPAVQRTIFELIAREQSFADIKFDQLAMFISRAKCTLVSAEAIKRHSSDPDEVRYAHLYGAYQKRLVRQNLMDFDDQIGLAVRLLETDATVAAALQARYTHVLVDEYQDTNRAQYELLKLLAGARRNLFAVGDDAQGIYGFRAADLNNILNFQRDYPGTRQLFLETNYRSTPQIVSLANSLIAHNAGRIEKTIKAARPAGRDSVNIAQYADNFAEAEAVAERIAEHIRGGVIPDEIAILIRTHAQGMPLLDALAQREIPFTVKKSSSFYEQAEVAETLSYLRLSMRSRHALADLAMERLLIKLGLTKDALAMIKVEAERQQTDFVSACHQVDAIPLPTLAQKGLIKHVLAMIHGWQRFEGSVAELYHQIISQTQYKAKLEKGKGQGDAQRLDCLAAMHAQIKRWEPKNVRELFSRIETATQPPKGNRRTGAVQIMTVHASKGLEWDAVFVVGVEEGVLPYQTALDDGDLSEERRLCYVAITRARRYLHLSYGRERQRFGNAKDVSPSRFLNEMQTPISG; this is translated from the coding sequence ATGTCACAACTCAACCTGCTGGCCACGCATGCCGGCGTCAACCCCCTCCTGGCCAACCTGAATGCCGAGCAGCGAGTGGCCGTCACCGAACTGGACGGTCCCGTGCTGGTGGTGGCCGCGCCTGGCTCCGGCAAGACCACCGTGCTGACCAACCGCGTGGCCTACATGCTGGAACAGGGCATCGCGCCGGATGCGATCCTGGCGGTCACCTTTACCAAGAAGGCCGCCACCGAGATGGCGGAGCGGGTCTCCAAGGCGGTGGGTAGCAAGGCGATCGCCGAGCGTCTGACGATCGGCACCTTCCACTCGATCTGCCTGCGCCTGCTGGATGGCCATTACGACAAGCTCGGCTATGCCACGGCCAAGGCGCCGGCCCTGGTCACGCCTGCGGTGCAGCGCACCATCTTCGAGCTGATCGCGCGCGAGCAGAGCTTTGCCGACATCAAGTTCGACCAGCTGGCCATGTTCATCTCCCGCGCCAAGTGCACCCTGGTGAGCGCCGAGGCCATCAAGCGCCATTCGTCCGACCCAGACGAGGTGCGCTATGCGCACCTGTACGGTGCCTATCAGAAGCGGCTGGTGCGCCAGAATCTGATGGACTTCGATGATCAGATCGGCCTGGCGGTGCGTCTGCTCGAAACGGATGCGACCGTGGCAGCCGCTCTGCAAGCGCGCTACACCCACGTGCTGGTCGACGAGTACCAGGACACCAACCGCGCGCAGTACGAGTTGCTCAAGCTGCTGGCCGGCGCCCGACGCAACCTGTTTGCCGTCGGCGACGACGCGCAGGGCATCTACGGCTTCCGCGCGGCCGACCTGAACAACATTCTGAACTTTCAGCGCGACTACCCCGGCACCCGGCAGCTGTTTCTGGAAACCAATTACCGTTCGACGCCCCAGATCGTGTCGCTGGCCAATTCCCTGATCGCGCACAATGCGGGGCGCATCGAAAAGACCATCAAGGCGGCGCGCCCTGCCGGGCGCGACAGCGTGAACATCGCCCAGTACGCTGACAACTTCGCGGAGGCGGAGGCGGTGGCGGAGCGGATCGCTGAACACATCCGCGGGGGCGTGATTCCCGACGAAATTGCCATTCTGATTCGCACCCACGCGCAGGGCATGCCGCTGCTGGATGCGCTGGCCCAGCGGGAGATTCCCTTCACGGTCAAGAAGAGCAGCAGCTTCTACGAGCAGGCCGAGGTGGCCGAAACGCTTTCGTACCTGCGCCTCTCGATGCGCAGCCGGCACGCGCTGGCGGACCTGGCCATGGAGCGTCTGCTGATCAAGCTGGGGCTGACCAAGGATGCCCTGGCGATGATCAAGGTCGAGGCCGAACGTCAGCAGACCGATTTCGTCTCGGCCTGTCACCAGGTAGACGCCATTCCGCTGCCGACGTTGGCGCAGAAAGGCCTGATCAAGCACGTGCTGGCGATGATTCACGGCTGGCAGCGCTTTGAGGGCTCCGTGGCGGAACTGTATCACCAGATCATCTCGCAGACGCAGTACAAGGCCAAGCTGGAGAAAGGCAAGGGCCAGGGAGATGCCCAGCGTCTCGATTGCCTGGCCGCCATGCACGCCCAGATCAAGCGCTGGGAGCCCAAGAATGTGCGCGAGCTGTTCAGCCGGATCGAGACGGCGACGCAACCTCCCAAGGGGAACCGCCGGACGGGCGCGGTGCAGATCATGACCGTCCACGCCAGCAAAGGCCTCGAATGGGATGCGGTCTTTGTGGTCGGGGTGGAGGAAGGCGTCTTGCCCTATCAGACGGCCCTCGACGACGGGGACCTGTCCGAAGAGCGGCGTCTTTGCTATGTGGCGATCACGCGAGCGCGCCGCTACCTGCACCTCAGCTACGGGCGCGAGCGCCAGCGTTTTGGCAACGCCAAGGACGTCAGCCCCTCGCGCTTCCTCAACGAGATGCAAACGCCGATATCGGGTTGA
- a CDS encoding EF-hand domain-containing protein, which produces MKLQAITAFITLVTLTGCGLQPYSSSASTRVGMVRSQSLAGATKGVRAMYLAAFKSADKDENGYLTIQEMMPALPNPPQFAPNETLKAAKALFDSLDLNKDGKIRFREFTAPPVMKAAVTVFRHEVGKTFAALDLNGDRLLEASELAKSPVVLASGDKNQNGSLTLSEFEDAFAATLGQGAEPVDPPANEPPASGDDDPPSDDPDAPDTP; this is translated from the coding sequence GTGAAACTGCAGGCAATCACGGCCTTTATCACCCTGGTGACTCTGACGGGTTGCGGGCTTCAGCCATATTCCTCCTCCGCCTCGACACGCGTGGGAATGGTGCGCAGTCAGTCGCTGGCAGGGGCCACCAAGGGCGTGCGGGCCATGTACCTGGCCGCCTTCAAGTCAGCGGACAAGGACGAGAACGGCTATCTGACGATTCAAGAGATGATGCCGGCCCTGCCGAACCCGCCGCAGTTCGCCCCCAATGAAACGCTCAAGGCCGCCAAGGCGCTGTTCGACTCGCTCGACCTGAACAAGGACGGCAAGATCCGGTTCCGCGAGTTCACGGCTCCGCCCGTCATGAAGGCGGCTGTCACGGTCTTTCGCCACGAGGTGGGCAAGACCTTCGCTGCGCTCGATCTGAATGGCGATCGCCTGCTGGAAGCCTCCGAACTGGCCAAAAGCCCGGTGGTGCTGGCGAGCGGCGACAAGAACCAGAACGGCAGTCTGACCCTCTCCGAATTCGAGGACGCCTTCGCGGCGACGCTGGGTCAGGGCGCGGAGCCGGTTGATCCGCCCGCGAACGAACCCCCGGCCTCAGGCGACGACGACCCGCCGAGCGACGATCCCGACGCGCCCGACACCCCGTAA
- a CDS encoding SWIM zinc finger family protein, producing the protein MADFEGGDEGASQGGAEAARRRRRRSRRGRTKGEPSLETVLADTARAAQTRGPSAGAEVAPGGARPGKKKRPPHDQPPSRHPGGSLKRQNGRTRRVRPPGRESEDLSPRRADAGYARAAENWWADRWLSVLYRFGWKGRLANGRMYADEGRVSRFQVERGRVKAAVQGTRTQPYDVTIQIRPLPDSDWELIVDILSCQALFTAQLLAGEMPRDIEEVFEAAYAPLFPRTKEDIKAHCTCPDWANPCKHIAAAYYVLADTFDKDPFLLFHLRGRSREELIGLLRAARAAEAQAGTMTVETLDAGSLEPFRFWQAGEELNGVAIHIGQPPFPGATAKRLGRPPFWRSPADPITRLSEVYEAIAQRAREVALNDVIVLERGR; encoded by the coding sequence ATGGCTGATTTTGAGGGTGGGGACGAAGGGGCTTCACAGGGGGGCGCGGAGGCTGCCCGTCGGCGGCGCCGGCGGTCGCGTCGTGGTCGCACCAAGGGCGAGCCCAGCTTGGAAACGGTGCTGGCTGATACGGCCCGGGCCGCGCAGACGCGCGGGCCCTCTGCCGGCGCGGAGGTGGCGCCGGGCGGGGCCCGTCCGGGCAAGAAGAAACGCCCCCCGCACGACCAGCCCCCCTCGCGCCATCCCGGCGGCTCACTCAAGCGTCAGAATGGGCGCACGCGCCGCGTCCGCCCACCCGGACGGGAAAGCGAAGACCTGTCACCGCGTCGTGCCGATGCCGGCTATGCGCGGGCGGCCGAGAACTGGTGGGCCGATCGCTGGCTCAGCGTGCTGTATCGCTTCGGTTGGAAGGGACGCCTGGCCAACGGGCGGATGTACGCGGACGAAGGGCGGGTGTCGCGGTTCCAGGTCGAGCGGGGGCGGGTCAAGGCAGCCGTGCAGGGCACCCGGACCCAGCCCTATGACGTCACGATCCAGATCCGGCCCCTGCCCGACAGCGACTGGGAGCTGATCGTCGACATTCTCAGCTGCCAGGCGCTCTTCACGGCGCAGTTGCTGGCCGGGGAGATGCCCCGCGACATCGAAGAGGTGTTCGAAGCGGCCTATGCACCGCTGTTTCCGCGCACCAAGGAGGACATCAAGGCGCATTGCACCTGTCCGGATTGGGCCAACCCCTGCAAGCACATCGCAGCAGCCTATTACGTGCTGGCCGATACCTTCGACAAGGATCCGTTCTTGCTGTTCCACCTGCGAGGGCGCAGCCGCGAGGAACTGATCGGGCTGTTGCGCGCGGCCCGGGCGGCCGAGGCGCAGGCCGGCACCATGACGGTGGAGACCCTCGATGCTGGCTCGCTGGAACCGTTCCGCTTCTGGCAGGCGGGCGAGGAGCTGAACGGCGTGGCGATTCACATCGGTCAGCCGCCCTTCCCGGGCGCGACCGCGAAACGCCTGGGCCGGCCCCCGTTCTGGCGATCGCCGGCCGACCCGATCACCCGCCTGTCGGAGGTCTATGAAGCCATCGCGCAACGCGCCCGCGAGGTGGCCCTGAACGATGTGATCGTGCTCGAACGGGGGCGCTGA